Proteins encoded in a region of the Leguminivora glycinivorella isolate SPB_JAAS2020 chromosome 23, LegGlyc_1.1, whole genome shotgun sequence genome:
- the LOC125238475 gene encoding uncharacterized protein LOC125238475: MDKYSKNFILVGDLNHHCLLCKESFLSIDDLEKHLRWEKHRKSVKDLSPMPKFKRDRIFKIDDKYFCEHCNQILSTISEIQKHVQDEYHQKRKAEPEVELRTSLCKRESGITFIGKEKSSIKIPNKEWYGIIDSKCVFCDVAVDHFMKHVSCSDHMITMIQSKIVMNEEGLFYREFKDKGYCFLCKTTFQMQSKNEHWKDDLHMEKAREHNVKNSKSYQEKKLEVAIKLINTQKDYFDIDLENKVATCKICTAYVNINFKFMMDHKKIHNITDKDNIKPAPVDMEMVFKSLRIRRSKKEIYDHGKLRAELAKFGRENYIKLVFPGDKGYCSLCGTYMSAHMKNFTEHINGYVHMAQLDLKNGKPHVKPEYKTKNMKDFVKTVTFSKESHSLSLNKQVAIDVVSLGLVCKINNPQCEKFMCYACDKTYKITDYEKHCLSEMHRNNFYNSEIITSIEDEFIREVRPNVYHCGVCNIMFAFWDTLNKHFRSWKHRTVKGVIQDDFSYCKEVEELTWGQEGLLPKLVSLGFKRAFILPKQETNKA; this comes from the exons ATGGACAAATACTCCAAGAACTTCATTTTGGTTGGAGACTTGAACCACCATTGTCTGCTGTGCAAGGAGTCGTTTCTATCAATAGATGATTTGGAGAAGCACTTACGATGGGAGAAACACCGGAAAAGCGTCAAGGACTTGAGCCCTATGCCGAAGTTTAAGAGGGATCGCATTTTTAAG ATCGATGATAAGTACTTCTGTGAGCATTGTAACCAGATTTTAAGTACCATTTCGGAAATACAAAAGCATGTACAGGATGAATACCACCAAAAACGTAAAGCCGAGCCAGAAGTAGAACTCCGTACCTCACTATGTAAAAGAGAGTCCGGTATAACTTTTATAGGGAAGGAGAAAAGTTCAATTAAGATTCCTAATAAAGAGTGGTATGGGATAATTGATTCAAAGTGTGTATTCTGTGATGTTGCTGTGGATCATTTTATGAAACATGTTTCATGCTCGGACCACATGATAACTATGATTCAAAGTAAGATTGTAATGAATGAAGAAGGCTTGTTTTACAGGGAG TTTAAGGACAAGGGTTACTGCTTCCTATGTAAGACAACATTCCAAATGCAATCTAAGAATGAACACTGGAAGGATGACCTTCATATGGAAAAGGCAAGGGAACATAATGTGAAAAATTCTAAATCTTATCAGGAAAAGAAACTGGAGGTGGCAATTAAACTTATTAATACTCAAAAAGACTATTTTGATATTGATCTGGAAAATAAAGTGGCCACATGCAAGATTTGTACGGCCTATGTGAATATAAACTTCAAATTTATGATGGACCATAAGAAAATTCACAACATAACAGATAAAGACAATATTAAACCGGCTCCAGTGGACATGGAAATGGTCTTTAAGTCTCTGAGAATCAGGAGATCTAAAAAAGAAATCTATGATCATGGCAAATTAAGGGCTGAGTTAGCCAAATTTGGGAGGGAGAATTATATCAAGCTGGTATTTCCTGGGGATAAAGGTTACTGCTCACTTTGTGGCACATATATGTCTGCTCATATGAAAAACTTTACAGAGCATATCAATGGGTATGTTCACATGGCACAACTAGATTTAAAGAATGGCAAACCTCATGTCAAGCCGGaatataaaaccaaaaatatGAAGGACTTTGTAAAGACAGTTACTTTTTCTAAGGAATCGCATTCTTTGAGTCTTAACAAACAGGTTGCTATTGATGTGGTTTCCTTAGGACTTGTTTGTAAGATCAATAATCCTCAATGTGAGAAATTCATGTGTTATGCGTGTgacaaaacatataaaatcacAGATTATGAGAAACATTGTCTCTCTGAAATGCACagaaataatttttataattctGAGATTATAACTTCAATTGAGGATGAATTTATTAGAGAG GTTCGCCCAAATGTGTACCATTGTGGAGTTTGCAACATAATGTTCGCTTTTTGGGATACATTGAATAAACACTTCCGTAGTTGGAAGCATAGGACAGTCAAGGGTGTCATACAAGATGATTTCTCATACTGTAAAGAGGTGGAAGAATTAACTTGGGGCCAAGAAGGGTTGTTACCAAAATTGGTTAGTTTAGGTTTTAAAAGAGCTTTCATTCTGCCTAAACAGGAAACAAATAAAGCATAA